The Leptospira koniambonensis sequence AGCTCACGCAGACAATAACGTAGATTTCCAAGAATTTATGATACTCCCTGTAGGAGTAAATAGTTTCCGCGAAGCTTTAAGAGTTGGGGCAGAAGTTTTCCATAGCCTTAAGTCAGTTCTTAAATCCAAAAAATTAAATACTGCAGTCGGAGATGAGGGTGGATTCGCACCTGACCTGGCAAGCAACCTGGAAGGATTAGAAGTCATTCTCCAAGCTATCGAAAAAGCGGGTTATAAGCCTGAGAAAGACGTATTATTAGGTCTGGATGCTGCTTCTTCCGAGTTTTTCGACAAAACCAAGAAAAAGTACGTTCTGGGCGGAGAAGGAAATAAAGAGTTCTCTAGCGCAGAATTGGTAGAATACTATTCAAATCTAGTCTCAAAGTATCCGATCATTACTATTGAAGACGGTCTGGATGAGAACGACTGGGAAGGTTGGAAACTTCTAAGCGAGAAATTGGGTAAGAAGATCCAACTCGTAGGTGATGATCTATTCGTTACCAATATAGAAAAACTTTCTCAGGGAATTTCCCAAAAAGTGGGTAATTCCATCCTGATCAAAGTGAACCAAATCGGAAGTTTATCCGAAACATTGGCGTCCATCGATATGGCTAAAAAAGCCAAATATACGAATGTGATCAGCCATAGATCCGGAGAAACTGAGGACGTAACTATTTCGCATATCGCGGTAGGTACGAACGCGGGCCAGATCAAAACTGGTTCCCTTTCCAGGACCGATAGGATCGCTAAATATAACGAACTTTTGAGGATCGAAGAAGAATTAGGTTCTTCTGCGGTTTACAAAGGGAGAAATACATTCTATAATCTTTAAACTTCTATGGGCATGAATTTGGCGAACAAACTGTTTATACTTTTGCTCTTCCTTTCCGGAATGTTTTACTTCACGGTACTAGGAGAGTCAGGTTTGGTCGTACGATCTACCCTAGAAACCAGTCTTTCCAGCCTTCGTTTGGATGTGGAAAGACTGGAGTATGAGAATAGACAATTAGAAGAAAGGCAAAAACTTCTACGCGATGATAAAGTTGCGTTGGAAAAAGAAGCTAGAAAGTATTATCTTCTCTCCGAAAACGCACAAATTATCAAATTTAGGGAGCCAGAACCAAAAGCGGAGAATCGTCCGGTCCTTGCCTCCCGTCTAATTGCTTTAAGAGCGGACCGTGATATGCCGGTCCCTCCGATCCAGTTGCTTCGCTTTTTTTACGTTTCCTTTGTAGCTTTCGTATTTATTGGAGTTTTCAGGAAATTACGGAGGAAGAAACTGGAAGAACGAACCGCTGCTTAAGGGAGCCAGAATGTCTGAGACAGAAAAAATATCCGAAGTAATCGAAGAATTAGCCGGTAGCAAAATTTCCAAAAAGTTCATCGACCATAGAAAAATTTTTTTATGGGGTGCGGTTACTGATGAATCCGCAAAAGACATCGTAGGCAAACTACTCTATCTGGAAATGGCGGATCCAGGAAAAGAAATTACATTCTATATCAATAGCCCAGGTGGAGTTGTTACTTCCGGACTTACTATCTTCGACACAATGAAGATGATTACTTCTCCAGTTCATACAGTTTGTATGGGACTTGCTGCTTCCATGGGATCTGTTCTTTTAGCTGCCGGTGTAAAAGGAAAAAGATCTATTTGGCCTAATGGTAAGGTTATGATCCACCAACCAAGCATCGGTGGACAAATCGTAGCTCCAGCAACGGACCTACAGATCCATGCAGAAGAGATCCTAAAAACTAGAGCAAGATTGAATCAAATACTTGCAGAAGCTTGTGGTCATCCTGTTGAAAAATTAGAAGAAGATACAGACAGAGACTATTATATGGACGCAGAAGAAGCGATCAAGTACGGGATCGTAGATACTCTTGCGACTAAAATCGAATTCCCTAAACAAAATTAAGGTACTAATTTTGTCTGGTCCCTCTTCCTTAGAAGAAACCGTTCGCTCCTTTCTGGAAACAATCCCGGAAGGAGCTCCTTCTTCAGATAAAGAAATGCCTTCCCTATTTTTAGAATTCTCTGAGTTATTATTCGAGAATCCAGAACATACTTCTGAAAAAATTTTAATCTCCGATCTGGGAGGTTTCGAGCTGGATGAGTTCTTAAATTTTTATTTGGAAGATATGTTTCCGGATGATTCAAAGATCAGAGAGAAGGGAAAAGTTTTCTTAAAAAAATTCAGAAAGTTCTTAGATAAAAAATTCCCTTTAAA is a genomic window containing:
- the eno gene encoding phosphopyruvate hydratase, whose protein sequence is MSKSSKISAIRAREIMDSRGNPTVEVDVKLEDGSFGRAAVPSGASTGEYEAVELRDGDKSRYLGKGVLKAVENVNVKIKDVLIGEDALDQNRIDSLMLDKDGTKNKSKLGANAILGTSLAVAKAAASHTGLPLYRYIGGNFAKELPVPMMNIINGGAHADNNVDFQEFMILPVGVNSFREALRVGAEVFHSLKSVLKSKKLNTAVGDEGGFAPDLASNLEGLEVILQAIEKAGYKPEKDVLLGLDAASSEFFDKTKKKYVLGGEGNKEFSSAELVEYYSNLVSKYPIITIEDGLDENDWEGWKLLSEKLGKKIQLVGDDLFVTNIEKLSQGISQKVGNSILIKVNQIGSLSETLASIDMAKKAKYTNVISHRSGETEDVTISHIAVGTNAGQIKTGSLSRTDRIAKYNELLRIEEELGSSAVYKGRNTFYNL
- a CDS encoding FtsB family cell division protein yields the protein MGMNLANKLFILLLFLSGMFYFTVLGESGLVVRSTLETSLSSLRLDVERLEYENRQLEERQKLLRDDKVALEKEARKYYLLSENAQIIKFREPEPKAENRPVLASRLIALRADRDMPVPPIQLLRFFYVSFVAFVFIGVFRKLRRKKLEERTAA
- a CDS encoding ClpP family protease, with amino-acid sequence MSETEKISEVIEELAGSKISKKFIDHRKIFLWGAVTDESAKDIVGKLLYLEMADPGKEITFYINSPGGVVTSGLTIFDTMKMITSPVHTVCMGLAASMGSVLLAAGVKGKRSIWPNGKVMIHQPSIGGQIVAPATDLQIHAEEILKTRARLNQILAEACGHPVEKLEEDTDRDYYMDAEEAIKYGIVDTLATKIEFPKQN